The genomic stretch AAATCTGTGTTTGACAGGATGAAGAGGTGATTACCAGGCCAGAAGATTTCTTGGCACATGGAGTTGACGGAGGGGATGTGATTGGGCCGCACATAGCAATAGTCTAAAGGTGCGTCAGGTTCAGCGACCCAAGACGGGTCCTTCCTGTGAGGATACGCACGGATCTCTGCGAGCAAACGCAGCTTCAGCGGCCGACTCTCATAGTCTCTCCTACACACAATAATACACATTATCAGAAACATATATATGGGTTAACATGGGTGCAGCttagttgtttgttttttttggtatcTGTAAAAACCTTTTCCATTAAGGATGCACACCTTAAGTTATTTCAACTTGTTGAAAAAAACATCTCCTTATGAATTGgtctttgagctttgtaactttgcagatctatttttatgctcaaaccgcaacattacagactaactaatgTTGAAAAagtctaaaaaataatgtatatccCGTCACCAGCAGCGTGGGGGTGTTGTAAAGTTAATTAACAGTATACTGTCCCTCAGCCTTTTCAAACGTATTTTTGCCATGAAACGAAGAACGAAAACGAACTTCGCTTGAATTATGTCGGTGCCTTTAGGAGCCAAAACTTCCCCAGAAAGTTAGGTGAGATGTTTCGAACTGCTGAAACGAACTTCGTTTCGGCCTGATTTTGTTTGAAAAGACGTCATATCAGTTCGTTCTTCGATTTAGTTTGAAGTATCAGGCCCTTCTTAGAAAAGAAAACATATACATAAGTATACACACAATtgttatatgtaaaaatatatattttaataatctttttgaATGTTTTGCACCTGGAAACCACAGATTGTTACAGAAGTTCTTATCTAAACTGACCTGAATGCATacgtttaagaaaaaaaaaaataacaaggtAACAGTAAGATTATTAATGtgatatattcagatttttacagtacatacagtagaTGAACACTGCAATGAAagcacttcattaaaaaaaaatagaattatattttatctatttatttgtattattttatcaatgcaatgattaattaattactctCTATAATCTAACTGCTCATCAATTTATGGTTCTTAATTCCTAAAGTAATTAACGTTTTTGGAATGTAAAGAAATCCATTTCACGAACCTGAAATATACAGAATTTGCTTCATTTCAGGACAGACTTGCATATTTCAAAAGTGCAAGAAAATCCCTTTTTCCATGCTGCATCAAATCCTAAGTTATTAAGATTGAGTAAATGTTCAGATGTTCATGTACCTGATGTAGGGCTTGAGCACTCTGGACGTGTAGGGACTCTTGATGGTCTGATCCATGCAGGCATCAGAACCCATCAGCCTGTGCCAGAATGACACCGTGGACTGATAGAACCCTTTCCTTATGGTCGCTGTTGACTGaagagcaaaacaagacttttcATGAGTTTCTTAGTAGGAGTTATAATTCatatttcatgtttcatgtttccTTCTGGCTTACCTGAAAGCGATCAAGTATACGAAGGTCCTGGCTGGTGGTTCTGTATTTCCCTTCTCCGCTCGTCCTGTGGCTGGCCAAACCCCCTTGTGCCCCGTACACGCCCCCCACCAGGCTGAGTGTAGCGCTCACGGCCTGATCCACGTCCAGCAGGGGGAGCCCTCGCTCTCTTTTCGCCTGCCGCACGAGTAGCTTGCGATGCAGTCTTTTGGCCTGTGGCGTGACGGCCAGCGCTTGCGGACACGCCTCCAGCCTGTGGAGTAGCATGCGCTCCTCGTAAAGACTGATGAACGTGTAGCGCGGGGCGGGCGAAGACACACAGCCCTCGCCTTTATCCTGGAGAACCTTCCTCCGCTCAATGCCACGCCCCCGTCCCGCTGGCAATAAGCCTTCATCATGGCCCTCGTCTTCCTCACCATCTCTACCCCGCTCTTCGTCTTCACTCTCCAGTTCTTGTTTGATCAGCTCTGCTGGACGTATCTTTTTCCTGACCATGATGGTGCCGGTGGCCAAAGGCATGCTGGGAGGGGGAATATACTCCATCCCGGGGTCGATAACGCCCTCGGCGTCCAATTCTTCATCATCTGGTCGAAGATAACACAATGAACATAATCAACAAACAAAATGCTGTGACAAAGCCtacctctcaaaaaaaaaaattctgtttattaccaaatattaataaatgatcaATATATAAAACCATACAGACAGGATACCGTatttataagtcgcacctaagtataagtcgtatcagtccaaaaatacgtcatgatgagaaaaaaaaaaaacatataagtcgcactggactataagtcgcatttatttagatccaagaaccaagagaaaacattaccgtctacagccgcgagagggcgctctatgttttcagtgtagactacaggagcactgagcagcatagagcgccctctcgcggctgtagacagtaatggtttctcttggttcatgtaaaattaattttgataaataagtcgcacctgaatataagtcgcaggaccagccaaactatgaaaaaaagtgcgacttatagtccggaaaatacggtagttggagTGGTTACAAGTAGGGCtaggcgatatatctaacgatatgatcatgctcatctagtcagtaaatctggttagTGATTAGcgctaaatcaccatcacctgctttcaaatggagcggcatttaatagacagagccgtagatcactgacaagctacgcaatatcgcgttcatattGTGTATTCATCGAAGCCTTCTGTGGCTGGCTGCGTAAACCTTTGTCCCTCATGGTAAGTCTATGGCATCTTTTTGTCAGCATCTTATCAGGCGTCTAACATGTCATAAACAGCTGTTCGCTCAGTTAGCAAGTGCAGCAACTCACCGTGGAACAGAGCCTGAGGAGGCATGACATCTGGGATGAGATCGGCTTCTGACAGCAGACTGGGCGTGGCAGAGTGTGAGGCGGGCGTTCCAGGGGCGGAGAAGTCGGGCGACGGGGAGGGGGAGGGAGAGGTGAGCGGGGTTCTGTCAGAGGAGCTGAGAGAGGAAAAGTCAATGACTTCACCCTTCTCCAGATACGGCTCCGACCGCCGCACACGACTGCCCAGTTTGACAGGTGTGGATGAGGCACTGCGGTCTAGGAACCCGGCCGCTTCCTTCTGCGCACGCCGGATCTCTTTAGCCTCCTGTGTTCGGGAACGCTTTTCTTTCAGCTGCATGGCGTTCTCCACTGGGTTCCTACTTCCACGCTTCCGCAAACCCTCCACGGTGATTATGGGGTCCAGGGACGGCTTTGACACAGCTGGAGAAACAGCATGTAGATCCAAAAATGTTATAAAGAGGAAAAATTACAgcattacaaaaatgcatttacatattaAATCACTGATACCAATAAGCCATGTTATCACGTTTAAACGATGGCTTCGatccacattatttttaatgtaagagcGGACGGGGCCATTTTTAGCTTAAATGAATGTGTAAGCTGCATGAAAACAGTCCGTTATCCATTTTAATAATGCAAACTGTTATTTgatatcatataatttaaaaaggtATTCTCATAATCATAAACACCCTGGTTTGTAGCGCAAAtggttttaccatttactgcattttgttattcttctagttatttaccAATAGCGGCTACTAAAATGAAAATCTCACAAAATCACTACTActtctaccgtattttccggactataagtcacactttttttcatagtttggctggtcctgcgacttatagtcaggtgcaacttatttatcaaaattaatttaacatgaaccgagataaatgaaccaagagaaaacattaccgtctacagccatgagagggcgctctatgctttctcattgctcctgtagtctacactgaaaacatagagcgccctctcgtggctgtagatggtaatgttttctcttggttctaaataaatgcgacttatagtccagtgcgacttatatatgtttttttcctcgtcatgatgtattttcggactgatgcgacttatactcaggtgggacttatagtccgaaaaatatgggtAGTTTATTGAAAGAAATTTGAGCAGCAATCAATCAACAATTAGCCTCACACACCTGAAGGTAATCAATATGTTTGTCAcaatatgtaaaaagaaaaaaaaccatcTTTCGCTACTTCTGTTATgacaaattttttaaataaacctacAGTATATCAGTTAACTACTACTACCTTTGGCTTTGAGTGAAGCCGCAGAGCTTTTCTCCCCCTCGGGCCGTAGAGTAGGTGGCCTGTTCTGAACTAGCTTCCACCAGCCGGGTTCTCCGAACTCCTGCGCTCCCGAACGGAAAAACGTTGGGCTGCCGACAGACAGACACCCAGCCACGGTGCTCCACCATGTGGACGTCTTTTTTCTGAGCGTTTAATCATAAAAAGTAAAGATATTTCTCTTTTAGAATCAGGTTGGAGTGATTCTTAAACAAAATATGAGGTTTTTGATTCTCAATCTCACCTGGAACCAAGCAGGAACGTCCAGTGCCGACtaataaaagcacaaatatcTTCCTTCCATCTGAAGTAACCTTGTCGTCCGGTGCCCTCTAAAGACAGGTTATACATGGCCAACATCACCACCTATAAACATAATATCAAACAATTCAGAGACAGAATTGCATCACATCTCATTAGTCTTTATTATCAGATTTGTATTTAAAGTAATGTTGCATAAGTCTACACAAAGCAATTTATATTTGAGAACAGACTCTGAAATGTTCTTTCAGATACTTTAGTCTTGCTAACTGAATatggtttcatttattttagttgcTCTAGATTGTGTACCTGCTGCCAGGTCAGCCTCATCCTCTCAAAGCTCTCCTTCCGGTCTTCGGCGCAGTCCGAGCAGGTGAACTTGAAAAAGTTGTCTCCTTTCAGATAGCTCGGCTGCTCTCCACGCAGCTGGGCTGAACCACACgaggagaaagaaaagaaagacagcTCTGAGACGAAGCACTGTTTCAGATGAGTCTTTATTGAGTGAACGAATGCATCACGAGTCACATGAGCGCGTGTCAGATGTGTCGCCCCCTTTCGTTGCTCGTCTCACCGGCCGGGATCCATTTGTGGCACTTGTCGCAGTAGAATGACATGTCTTCGTTCCAGCTTCCCTCCCCGTCCTCCCCGATGTCGCTGTTCAGAGAGTCTCCGCTCTGGTCATGAGACAGATCCACGGACGTCTGGTCCTCCGATTCCACAATGAGCAGAGTTTCTCCCTCCACCTCACCCTCCTCCAGACCCTCAGAGGCTGACGTGCACATGGTCTCTTCGTCCTGGGACGCGAGACTCCTCTGGTCCCCTGCGTCCATTTTTTAATCTAAAGAATAAGAGGAAGTGATTAGATACAGTTTGACAGACGCTTGGGACAGCTGACAGAATAATCACAATCATTTTTAGGTTTTGATGAGCATTCGAAATGTATTACTGtgatcaaagttgaattttcagcatcattactctagtcttcagtgtcacatgatccttcagaaatcattcagaattgctgatttattatcagtgttggtaTCATTTGTTTtgctactaaatatttttttggaacctgtgattttctttggtgaataaaagttaaaaagatcagcatttattcaaaatataaatattttctaacaatgcaagtttttactttctttttaattgaacatatctttgatgaataaaagtattaatttctttcaaaaatagaaCAGTGGTGtacagttacaaaatatttcgattttgaataaatgctgctccttttattcatcaaagaatcccgaaAAAGCATCACAGgctccaaaaaaatattaaaccgcaAAACAATTgattccaacattgataataaatcagtatatcaaaatgatttctgaaggatcatgtgacactgaagactgcagttatgatgctgaaaaatcaactttgcatcagattttttttttttataaaatatattaaagtatattgtaatagaaaacagttattcaaatttgtaataatatttcaattttttttttttttcttctgtttttgatTTACAAAAATGCagccatgataatttttttttattattctgactTATCCCAAACTCTTGAACGGCAGTGAGTGTACGTTTTCTGTGTATATTCTGTCGATCAGTATCCACAGTTTACCATTGTGGAAATTGTAACCACGGTATTTCAGTGGCGACTCTTATTAAAACATTGCTGAAATCGTGAGAGAACCTGAGTAACAGTTATAGAACTTCAAATtagcagaaaataataataatttgttgtaGCAGTCTACCTAGTCTGTTTATGGATTGTGTGGTGGCGCGCTTTCAGCCTCTCGTCCGTCGCGCTCGCTCACGAGCTGTCTGGTCAGCTGGATCTGCTCGTCGAGAGCGCGCAGGTTCTCGCGCTTGCGCTCCGCGCGCTCCAGATCCCGCAGAACTCCCTCGCGCAGCCTCTGCGAATGTGACAGACGTGCTGTTACAAATAAACACTCCACAGTTTATGCTACTCGGATgtgatattttaatgtaatatcaaAGGTACAGCTAATGGTAAGTTTATAAAACACCAAAACGGTATTTGTTATATAACGGCAGCTTAAACACACGTACTAAATGCAAAAAACAACTGCCAAAGTTCAAATAAAGTAGTTCTCCGTACAAAACAAATGATCCAAAATATCTGTAACTACTAACTGCCGTTAATATATGGAAAGTATGTTTTTTGTACTTAATGCATTAGATAAAAAAGCGAAACAGATTTATCTTTCACATCTCGACTTGTTTCCATACATACTATACTATACATACATCCATACTATACACTACAGGAAACAAGAATGAATACATGAATAACAGAGCCTCATAAGATAAAGGCATGGTGTTCATATGGCTAGCAGGGCAAGCGTGTTTTTACCTGCCTGTCCCAGTTCTGCTTGATATGAACTCCTGCGACGGTGCTGATAGTGAGCACTATCGACAACCCCAGGACCACCTTAGAGGCCGTGGACATTGTTTTTGAGCATTACTGAAAAATGTTTAATACAGCAGGATCATAAAAGGCTAGTGCACTTTGGAAACAGAATGGAGTGGATTCTTTTGTGGTGGCTTCAATAGGATGTCAGGTGTTTCACTGCCGCCTACCGGTCAGGAGGTAGTGCGCATGCGCAGGGCTATACTGTCATCTTTTGATAATTGCTTGCTTTGATTTTCAATGTATAGTGGGATCTATCATATTCCAGTTCATACGTGACCCAATATTATTATGCATCTCATTGTCGCAACATATATATAGCgaaaatgttaataaaagacACACTGTACATGCTGCATACTTACTAAATATGATAATGTGCTATTCCTAGTACTGTTGATTGCAGTGACCGAATTTGACTGTTGTTGCAACATATTTAATACTTTCAGTCTAGTTCAACATGCTTATCAACTCGATGGGGTTATTTCATCAATTCAAAAATACAATTTCTGGTGTAAAGACTGATTGCTTATTGATATGTCAACAAAAATCAGTAAGAAGGCAAAGCAAAGATGTTGTTTTGTTGAAAAACATCTTTGCATCCTCACcaagttttaaaacttaaacacaagatatttttttattttattctttacttCCTCTTGCCTCAAGTCTGAATCCACGTAAAGAGTCAAAATtgattaattaaatacaatttaaattgctATTATCATGCATTGATCtttggtgtaggatttactttgaaataaatatttagaaatttttCTAAATAAGAAATAACAAGCAACACTGAATTAAACGTGATTTTTTTTGGGGGGCATAAATTGCATTTTCTTGTAAATAATCCTTTTATTTGCACCATCAAGAAATAATTTTATAGTGCATTGAaataacttttcagaatgctCTTATTTACCTTTtagaatgttttataaaatggatttaaaatCGAAACGTTTATCTGAAAACGATGTTGATGTTCTGCACAATTAAAGCCTGGAATGATAgcggtgttttttgttttgacatCAACAGTAATTTCTGTAAGCTCAGTTTAAAGAAATGTCCAaccattttttatgaaataaaataggcataattattatattctttatGTAAATCTGTGTGTGTCTACATCCTGTAGTGTGCTTGTGTTGAATTTCCTTCATGTCGGCATGTTTTTGCCTGACcatgcatacatttacatttaatcatttagcagacgcttttatccaaagcgacttacaaatgagaacaatagaagcagccgggtcaacaagagaacaacaacactatacaagtgccatgaccagtctcagttagtctagtattgAACGCCTTgctaggtttatttatttttttattttttaatgaaaagacaagaaaaggaaaagtgctagcatacCCACAATGCAAGTGTCACTAGAGTCAATTGTTGTACTGTGGAGAATATGTATGTGTCTGTGCGATGAGTTGGGTTAGAAGGATGAACATGCACATCTGGTGTTTGGAGTTGCTCCGCTGCATGTCCTGTGGGGTTGTAATAAAGGTTTGTTTGATGGAACACCCCTCGTCAGTGACGGCTAAAGCAAACATCCAGTGTACTCCACAGCTCTGTAATTGTATTTACCACTGCTGGCAGATGTGGTTGTTCCCAAAGACCATAAACCGCTTGGGTTCAAACTGGGAAATTGGAGTCAAGCAGATATGTTGCCTTGAGACTTTCAATTTGCATGTTGGCGGTGAATAAAGGGACTGTTATCTCTGAAAGGCTGTCATAGCACATCATTATCACCAGGAACAAGTATTTTGGCGTATGGCTCCTGTGTCCgtctttcatttttttcaatattatctCATGCCTTTTTGATGTGCCGTCCAATCAACACATCTTGGAAGCGGACTTATCAGCTGGGTTATACTCAGCAGCGTCCTGTAATAAGACATCAGCATGGGAAGGGATGTCTCAGTACTAAGTAAACTGATTCCCTGGCTGTTTGTTGATCTGTAGACTGTCCTTTTCTTCATCAGGTCTGGAAACGATGTGTGAATGGCTTCCCTCCAGATGAGCGACGATGTTTTACCTGGCCTCGCTTTAAACAGGTTCCGAGAAAAATAAAGATTCTGTGTTAGTGCGAGTGGGTGGATTTGTACAATGTTGACAGTGTTTTAGAAGTATCTCCAAAAGTTCAATGACCTTTGGAGCGAAGCTTTAGGGGAACATGGACTGATGCAAGGTTTAAATGGAGGCAGGCTGAATAAAACCTCTAAAATGTTCTTGTTAGAAGAGTTTGCATCATTTTGTAGATTATTTGGTGTACTCAATTACATATTATGTGTATAGATGCAGTACATGCAAAGGAAAATACAATCTTAGAGTAACGTCACTGCAATTTTATCTCACTTTTCACACTTTCATTTTGTCACAATTGCAAATTTATCTAAACTGACTGTGGCTTTATTTTGCCTAATTGAATCTATTTCTCAAAATTGTAAGTATTTCTCTTAAATTCTGACTTTTCGCTAATTGCACATTTTGCTAATTGCACATAATTTTCATGTTATAGTATGCCTCATAATGTGTCTATATAAGGCCTCCATACTTAAAAAGTAATTGCATGTCTCATCAACAAGATACATGTTTCAAGCTGACATTCACCTGTAGGCTGAGTTGCACACTTAAGTTCTCAATCTTAGGGGATTGTTAAGATATTTAACTCAATAATGGTTGCATCTCAGCAAGCACCACTAACAATAATCACACAAACATTACAAATTCAGTATAAATTTGTTAGCAAAGGCTTTAATCATTAGAAAACAGAGCAGCAAACGACCCTGCTTGTTTAGGCTACTCAATAAATAACAGGTCAAGCATGCATTTTCGGAGTGGCTTCAGTCAATTATTTCTCATCTTCACCACGTATACAGCACAACCTAACCTAACAAACAGTAGCACAACACAATTAGACTCTCTTCGCACAAATGTGAACTATTGATCTTTGTGACATTTCTTTGCCCTTAGTGTAAACTGTAGCTATCACAGATTACTGGAAGTCTTCAGAGCTAATAATTACATCACCTACACACATTTGAGAGGAACATGTTGTCATTTAAGCCTTATTGACGCTGATAGGGGAAAGATAATGGTTTTTGCAATTGCTAGCAAACATGTTTCCCAATTTTCTCCCCTTCTATTTCAGTCAAGGCTGATGACACATGCTTTCTTGCACCTTAACTCTCAAATTGTAGTGTTGTTTTCTACGGTAAGCGTTTAAACCAAAAACCATAACCCTAAGAAGCCCAGAATACAGAAATTAATAATGTTAACCATGTGGCTTTGAGACTTGTGCCTGGCCGAGGTTTAAATAGGGGTAAAATCTCAAACCATAACCGTATATGGTtgccatttaaacaaaaataggTCAATGAAATGAATACGTAAGTGTTTTAGAAAGAGATTGGGGCAAACTGTCTTAGAAAAATACTCCAAGCCCATCCCACAAAAGTGCCGGTCTTTATGAAATATCAAACTACCGTAATACTAACCACCAAAATACTTTTGTAAGGGCAATATTACAAAATTGGAGTCTTcaatgtttaaataatgtttttgaagtaTTTCATTCgatattttatgttaatatttcaaACACTTCCATCATTCACTTCCATCAAAACACTCGCAGTCGGTCCTCAGCTCCACCGTATGCTTTGGATACTATGCGTGACGCGATTGGTTTAAAGAGCTTTGATTGACAGGCGCTCATCCAATCAGATGTGAGCATCAGATAGCGTATCCCCTTCATAGGCGGGCGCTGCGCAAAAAGTGCCACGACTCCAAAAGTCAGCGGCGATTCTTAATCACTGTGTGTTTGACCTAAGGTAAGCGTTTTATCACTCTTTATGTGTGTTTTCTCCACCAGTGCTGCGGTAATATCAAGTGGCTAAAGTTTGCCAGTCTAACTAACGGTGGTGTTGAAACTGTCCTTGTTTAGGTTGGTAGTGTTTGAAAATAATTTGCATTCTCTAATTAGTTTGAACTTGTGTGTTGTGGTGATCTGATTCAAAAGTTTTGCTTCTGCGTGAAGAGAACGTGTctgttattttttatagtttcatACTTCCTTTTGATGTGCCTTGGTTGGCTTTATAGTACCGTTTTGAGTAACGGGATTTTCTGCCTTCTGTCTTTTtgcatttgatttaaaatgttgaaatgatTTTTATCCTTAAAAGCGTCTTTAGACTTTAACACTTAATAATCATCATATATCCCTGTTTACCTTTAGTTTCCAATTACCTTTCATTGCGTTGTTCATGCGTCTAATATTCTCCTGTATGTGTGATGCTTAAGTGGCAGTTCATTCAAGaagaaaatggttaaaaaaaataacaaactattCGATTGTATCAAACCAAAGTAATCATTAAGTTGAAAATTGGGGGATAAAACCGCTTTGTTTAATAAGCTTTAAAGAGAGCAGATGAGCTGGAATTCTATTGGTGGTTCTTATGTAACGTCAGCAGTGTTCCTGCAAGGGTTAATATCCGACAAAAGAAAGCAGCCTGCTTTCATTTGATGTGGAGTATGTGTCCTGCATATAGGAGCTCTGTATTTCCTGTCTGCTAAGGTTTCTCTCTTCTGGTCTTCACATGTGGATCCAAAATTGTGATCATTTCAGGAAAGTATTtgcaagaaggaaaaaaatttaaaaactttttgatACAGTATTTCTTTAGACCCAGACCTGAGGAGTTCATGATCACATTCCATGCGCTTTCACTAACAAACCATCAGTGTTACCATGTTATTGGACATGTACCATATTAATAATATTGGGTTCTTTGAAGTAATTCATAAATATTGTTTGGAACAAGTACTGTGGTATCACCATCTGGTATCATCATAGTGCTATAGCACCACCACAGGGCTTTTTGAAGGTGCTCTTTAAGGCTATTctataaaaacaaagcagtttataATGCATGTGTTAAGTTATATGCTGTAAAGAGTATTTAGTTTAAGCCCTATCAGCATTCCTCCTTACCTGATCGCCTGAGGCAGATATTTAGATTCCCCCTCTATAGAAATTCCAGGCTAGTGTAAGCGTGAGGTTAGGGGAAGGTTATTATGGTCTGCTGCACACAGACCTGTCCTCTGGAAACTGATTGTGAATGAGGAATGTTGAGGACCGTGGTCTCAGTGTGGTGTTGCATGAAATAGTGGGAAAAAGTTATGGCGGTGCTGGCTTCagggaaattaacttttttttttttttttttttaatttgaagggGAGGAGATTTTTCAGTGCCTCAAGGCATCATTTTTACTGCCACCCACTCAGCATTGTGCAACCAGTTTTTTGCCCTTTTATGTAAGCTCAACAACACATGACTAGCCAAATGATTAATACACAACCAAGATGGAAATATGGCTTCTAGGTGACAAATATGCTTGTAGGATATTTCTGACAGTAACTGAAAGCTTTTGCTTTATCTTGATACTGCATCAACACAAACAGGTGTATCCTAAAGACCAATATACCAGTTTAACAACACTTTAGTGTTTCTtgaataatatatttcaaaacattatgTAGGCCCATTTATGAAGACATCTACAACTGGATAGAACTTGTTAAATTGGCCATCTGCCTCAATGTA from Carassius gibelio isolate Cgi1373 ecotype wild population from Czech Republic chromosome A22, carGib1.2-hapl.c, whole genome shotgun sequence encodes the following:
- the LOC127943398 gene encoding protein PET117 homolog, mitochondrial; protein product: MSTASKVVLGLSIVLTISTVAGVHIKQNWDRQRLREGVLRDLERAERKRENLRALDEQIQLTRQLVSERDGREAESAPPHNP
- the LOC127943396 gene encoding cysteine-rich protein 2-binding protein-like; this translates as MDAGDQRSLASQDEETMCTSASEGLEEGEVEGETLLIVESEDQTSVDLSHDQSGDSLNSDIGEDGEGSWNEDMSFYCDKCHKWIPAAQLRGEQPSYLKGDNFFKFTCSDCAEDRKESFERMRLTWQQVVMLAMYNLSLEGTGRQGYFRWKEDICAFISRHWTFLLGSRKKTSTWWSTVAGCLSVGSPTFFRSGAQEFGEPGWWKLVQNRPPTLRPEGEKSSAASLKAKAVSKPSLDPIITVEGLRKRGSRNPVENAMQLKEKRSRTQEAKEIRRAQKEAAGFLDRSASSTPVKLGSRVRRSEPYLEKGEVIDFSSLSSSDRTPLTSPSPSPSPDFSAPGTPASHSATPSLLSEADLIPDVMPPQALFHDDEELDAEGVIDPGMEYIPPPSMPLATGTIMVRKKIRPAELIKQELESEDEERGRDGEEDEGHDEGLLPAGRGRGIERRKVLQDKGEGCVSSPAPRYTFISLYEERMLLHRLEACPQALAVTPQAKRLHRKLLVRQAKRERGLPLLDVDQAVSATLSLVGGVYGAQGGLASHRTSGEGKYRTTSQDLRILDRFQSTATIRKGFYQSTVSFWHRLMGSDACMDQTIKSPYTSRVLKPYIRRDYESRPLKLRLLAEIRAYPHRKDPSWVAEPDAPLDYCYVRPNHIPSVNSMCQEIFWPGIDLSECLQYPDFSVVVLYKKVVIGFGFMVPDVKYNEAYISFLLVHPEWRRAGIATFMIYHLIQTCMGKDVTLHVSASNPAMLLYQKFGFKTEEYILDFYDKYYPVDSKECRHAFFLRLRR